The sequence GCCATCGCTTCATCACAGTCTGCGATAGGGCTATTTTTGATTTGCATCAGCGAATGCAAATTTAATTGTGAAATGTATATAACCGCGTTAAATTGTCAGAAAATCTCTACAAAACCTTACTTTTCTTAGCACAACGTATACCATCAAACTGTCTCATTTATAAATTCAGGGAAGACAGTTATGAGTGCACTACGCATCCCAATGACCAAGTTTGGCTTTGACTTCGATTTATTGATTAAATCTTGGGAGGATAAGTTAGATGGTTTTCGCGTGGTCGATGACACGCTTACGCCGCTTGAGGGCGGTTTAGGTATGGGCTTTGATATCCTCAGAGAGTTTGATTCCACAGGTTGGCGCGAACAAATCCCCGCCAAACTGCTAGAGATCACCCAACCTTTTCCCGAATACCAATACCAAATGTTGTGGCTTGCTGCTAATGAACCCACCGCACTAGAATTTTTATATCAACGTCCGATTTTATTGGCGCTGATTTGTCGTCACTGCAATGTGGATAGTAAAGTGGCGCAAATACTCTGCCGCAGAGGGCAGTTAGGTGCACTTGAAGCGTTAGGACTGGATGCCACTGATGGCGCGCTATCGTTTATTGACAAACTAGAGCTGGATTTTGATGTTGGTGACGAGTACGTGCACATTAGTCGCTTGTTGGATGCCAATCAAAAACGTTATCGCGAATTTAAAGATTACCCGCATGTGACTTATGCATGCTTAAGACTGGATAGCATTTTTCCTGAGTTTAGCGGTAAACCGTTGGGCTTAGCCATGCTTAACAGTGGAGAGTCACAAATCAGCCCTGCTGATTTTCAAAAAATCTATGAAGTGGGCAAGCAATTAAACATAGACAATGTGCTAAGCGTAATGAGTGAGCAAGATTCCTCGCTGCAATTGAGCACGCTGTACGAGCGCTGGATAACATTGAAGCGCAAAGGAACTCATTTATCGATTGTTTGAATGGCAAGGTTAGCTTGTATTTAAGCGTAACTGGCGATTTTTCAAAGAATTACCATTAAACCGCTCAATCACTTTATAGGGTGATTGGGCGGTTTGTGTATGAACAACTAATAAAGCCCTAATAAGCCCTCTATAAACAGCAGTAAGCACGCTAAATTCGTGATTTGCAGTTTTTACGTCTACACTCATCTGACCACTTTTTTGCACCAACTGAATTTAGGAACATTGAATCTAGGATCGGATTCTGCATGCCACTGTTTAGGGAGAGACGTACATGTACCCACTATTTCGCCTTGCGAAAGTCACTTGGCAAGCCAAGAAACAGCCACCACTGACTATCGCAGGTAAAAGCACGACTGAGTTTTATTGCCATCCTTGGGATTTAGATATTTTCAATGAGTTAAATAATGGCCGCGTGCTGACTCTCTATGATTTGGGAAGAACCAACTTAGGTATCCGTTGTGGATTAATGAAAGTACTAGCGCGCAACAAATGGGCGTTAGTCGTCGCAGGCAGTTCTGTGCGTTATCGCAAGCGTGTACATCTTTTAAATAAAATCACCATGCACACTCAATGTGTTGGTTTTGATGACAAATGGTTGTATGTAGAGCAATCCATGTGGGTGAAAGGAGAACCAAGTTCTTCCGTGTTGATTCGAGCGGGTATTACCTCCAAACAAGGTATTGTGAGCCCAGTGACCGCACTGGAATCTATGGGACAAGCCAATCCATTTGCTGAGCTTCCAATGTGGGTAAAAGAGTGGGTTGATTCAGAGCAGCACAGACCATGGCCACCCTTAGATGGCGAAATAGAAGCAGAAACGGCTCAGCAAAGCGTATAAATCGCACGCATCGATTAGTTGAATCCGTTAGTGCTGGGTACATCGAACCCAAAAGCGGCATAAAATGATAAGAGCACTATCTGCGATTAAGGTATTATCTTGGTTTTGATACACTACCGTTGTTGTCGAATTTTTGTTTATGGTTTCGTTTGGTGTTTTGGCTTAGTGCTAGGGTAAATTGATGGATTGTGATTCAGAGAGCAGTTTTATTGGAGACTTGCTAGGCATGGCCTTATTTGGCTTCATGTTTTATGCACTGTATAAAATAGTCGTATTGTGCTTCAAAGCCCTTGGGTGGCTTTTCGTTGCGATATACAAAATTTTCGATTTCTGTGTGTTAGTGATTGCCTTGCTCATCAGCCGCTCTGAAAGAGAGGATCTTTGGTTTCATCGTACTGGTTTACGAGCCTTGATCACTGTACCGCTAATGCTGTTTACTTGTGTCTTTGTTATGAGCGATTCAAATGAACAAGCGAATATAGATAGAAATGACTTAGTACGCAGCGCCATTGCGCGACAATCTCAAACAGCACCAACCCAAGCAGAAGCAAGTCAAACAAAGCAAGCCGCCACAAAGCCTCAAACAGTAAATGCGCAATTATTGAATATTCGCTCTAACCCCAACGCAAAAGCAGGCGTTGTTGGTCAAGTAGGGCAAGATAGCATTGTTTTGGTCAATAAAACTCAAGGCTCGTGGTCTGAAATTAGCTACAACAATACGCGAGGATGGGTAGCATCTCATTATTTAACAGCGGCAGAGAATGCGATTTACGCGCATGTTACGGCAATTAAGTTAAACGTGCGCAATGCACCACAAACTGGCGCAGTAGTGTTTCAGCTAAATAAAGGTGACACGATCACCATCGACTCTAGCCGCAATAATTGGGTAAAAATCAAATATAAAGAGAAGTCCGGTTGGGTTGCTCAAAGATTTTTAGATTTCACTTAAAAAACGCCCGCATCAGAATGCGGGCATTTTTTTGTGAGAACATCTTTATAAGGGTAGTGAGCTTATCAGGATTAAACCGTTAAACACTTAGAACTTATAGCCAATAGTGGCTTCGATAGTACTAGTATTATCAAAGTCATCATCGGTATAGCCATCTTTTGTATAAGCAAGGTTTAAAACTGCATGGCTGATTTGAACTTCAACGCCAAGACCAAGTTGGCCGTACGGAGTACCATCAGAACTGCTATAACCAAAAGCGGAACTTGAAATGCTTTGATAGCCGATACCTGCGACAACATAAGGACGCAGAGTCAAAGAATCATCATAAAAAGTGGTGCCAATAAGAAAAGCACCGCCCCCACGAACAGTCGTTGATTTAAGTGTACTAGTCGAGTAATTGTAGATACTCACTGCATCTTCAGATAGGCGCATATATTCAAAGGTACTACGAAAAGCAACGTAGTCATTAATTTGACTTTTTACATTCAGTGATAAGCCACCAAACTTACCTTTAAAGCCTGCATCTCGAAGCTCTGGAGCTGTTAATTGAGCATAGCCGATGTTAAAACTTGTATTGGCAAACTGGCTATTATCAGTGCTAGTAGAACTAGGATCAGAAGCTAAGGCGAATGAAGATATCGAGGAGAGAGCGACCGCTAAGATGATTTTTTTCATGTTTAACTCGATTATATATTGATAATTGATTTGGTTAGTGACGATTCGCTGAACTCAATTCAATTAGAAGGATGCATATTAAAAATAAAAACAAAGATTTCTTTTAATTATGCAAATGATTTTAATCGATTAAATTAGGTATAAACATGAAAGGTGTATAGGTGGCTGTTCACCTTTTCTAATTAAGGAAAGGGAGTGTGGCAGTAGTGGTGAGCAAAGTCATCTTTCACGTAGGCTAAAAACAAAAACGCCAAGCAAAATGCTTGGCGTTTTTGTAAATTTGGTGGGTCCGGGCGAACTCGAATCGCCGACCCCCGCCATGTCAAGGCGGTACTCTAACCAACTGAGCTACGGACCCAAATTTTGTGGTGCAATTTGCATGTTAATGCAAGAGGATGGTGGGTCCGGGCGAATTCGAATCGCCGACCCCTACCATGTCAAGGTAGTACTCTAACCAACTGAGCTACGGACCCATCTTCTTGAACGAGATTGATGTTAGCGATAAGCGCGGTTGGGTTCAAGCACAAATCCTCGCTTTGTGAACTGTTTGCTGTTTTTGTAATCGAGATGGGGCTGATTCGGCTAAGTTAGAAGCGATTTCGGCAGCTTTCGGTTAGGAAATACTAAAGTATTTAAAAAAGGTTTCGATGATTAAACTCAGTAATGTAAGCCAAAATTTATTCGGTGGAACATTGATTTTAGTGGATGTCGCAAAATGACTATTTAGCATCTACATTTTAGATACAGTGAATGGATATCAACTAAAAAATCAAGGTGAAACATGACGTTAACTCCGAGTTTATCTCGAACGTGCTTATCTGTGGTGGCATTAGTTTCTTCATCTTCAGTATTGGCTAACTCGGCCAATTTTGAAGGGCCAGATTCGGTAGAAAACACGATTGCAACGCAAAAGGAAGATCAAAAAGATTGGCGCGAGGGATTAGCCGAACATGGTTTTGTTTTTGGCGCAGATTATTTTTCGCTTGGTCTGTATAGCGATGACGCCACTGGTGGCGGTGATGCATCTTCCGCCTCTGGGGTAGCGCGTGTCTATGGTCAGTGGAGTTTAATTGGCAAGGACAGTGGCAACACCGGCAGCTTAGTATGGAAGTTTGAGCATCGTCATGGCTATAGCAGTACGCCACCTAAAGACTTTTCAGGGACCACGTTTAATCCCAAAGCCGATAATATTGGCTACCTTGGCATGATAGCGCCAGCTTATAGCGATCAAGGCTTTCGCGTCACTGACCTTAACTGGAAGCAGCAATTTAATGGCGGAAGAAGTAGCGTAATTATTGGTTGGCAGGATGTAACCAACTATGTGGACACCTATGCGTTGGCAAGTCCTTGGACGGGCTTCACTAACCTTGCATTTAGTACTGGTGCAGGCGCAATGGGTTTGCCTGATGACGGTATATTGGCATTATCAGCCGGTCATATGTTGACGGATAACTTTTATATCGTCGCGGGTGTCGCCGATGCTAAAGGTCAGTCGGATGAAATTTTTAATGGTTTTGATACTTTGTTTAACGACTACGCACTGTTTAGCACTTTAGAACTGGGTTGGACTGCTTCTCAAAATCAGATCTATACCGAGAACTTCCACGTTACGTTATGGCATATGGATGAAGGCTCTCGTCATAGCTTATCGTCATCAGTACTGCCTAATGGCGAAGTAGTCGGTGGCGAGTCAGGGCAAGGGGTTAATTTTTCTTATAGCACTTTTATTACCCCAGACATTATGCCGTTTGTTCGTGGTGGGGTTTCTAGTGGGGATGTTGCCCTATACAACAAATCGATTTCCGCAGGTGTGGGCTATTTTGGCTTGGGCAGCGCTAAAAATAACTTAGGAGTAGCGGTCAACTGGTCAGAAACTAATGATGTTTTTGACAATAAAGATCAGTTTACCGCTGAGATCTATTACAACATGCAGTTTGGCGATCATTTTCAGCTCACCCCTGATGTGCAATTTATCAATAATCCAGCGCTATCTAGTGAAGATACAGCGCTGGTGGTTGGTGTGCGAGGGCGAGTGTTTTTCTAACCTAATGGTTTAGCTCTCTTTTTATAAACAGACGTTACTTATCATAAACCTTCAAAGTAACGTCTTTTTTATAAAAAATGAACCATGCTAAAGGGAGCGCCATAACGATAGCCATGATGTGTAGTGAAGCCATTGGCAATAAATTGACCAAACCTACCAGTGCTGATGCGCCTGCCATTTGGAAAAAGCCCAGTAGTGATGCGGCAGTACCAGCTCGCTTAGAAAATGGCGCTAATGCTGAGCTACAACAAATGCCTAAAATCAGACAAAAACCTGTGCTTGCGACAAAAATCGGTCCCATAAATGCAAATGGGTGAGCGATGTGGCTGAGTAATACAATCAGCAGTGCGGCGCAACTGCACATTGTAATAGCAAGTTGTAGGGCTTTGGTTTTGCCCAGTTTTCTGATGACGATGGGCGCAATAAAGGAAGCGAGTATATTGATGATGGCGTTACTGCCAAACCAAATAGAAAAAGTGGTGGAGTCTAAGCCCAGTTCAACCATTAATCGAATCGGTGCAATACTGACAAAGGCGATGATGATCGCCATCGCGAGCATGACAAGGCCAGTATTGAACTGAAAAATACTGTTGTGCAATATGGGCTTATATTGCGCCCAATTAATCAATTTTTCGCTGTAAACCGTGTTCTCTGGTCGTGTTTCAGGTAATCGC is a genomic window of Vibrio neonatus containing:
- a CDS encoding acyl-CoA thioesterase translates to MYPLFRLAKVTWQAKKQPPLTIAGKSTTEFYCHPWDLDIFNELNNGRVLTLYDLGRTNLGIRCGLMKVLARNKWALVVAGSSVRYRKRVHLLNKITMHTQCVGFDDKWLYVEQSMWVKGEPSSSVLIRAGITSKQGIVSPVTALESMGQANPFAELPMWVKEWVDSEQHRPWPPLDGEIEAETAQQSV
- a CDS encoding SH3 domain-containing protein — its product is MDCDSESSFIGDLLGMALFGFMFYALYKIVVLCFKALGWLFVAIYKIFDFCVLVIALLISRSEREDLWFHRTGLRALITVPLMLFTCVFVMSDSNEQANIDRNDLVRSAIARQSQTAPTQAEASQTKQAATKPQTVNAQLLNIRSNPNAKAGVVGQVGQDSIVLVNKTQGSWSEISYNNTRGWVASHYLTAAENAIYAHVTAIKLNVRNAPQTGAVVFQLNKGDTITIDSSRNNWVKIKYKEKSGWVAQRFLDFT
- a CDS encoding porin family protein; translated protein: MKKIILAVALSSISSFALASDPSSTSTDNSQFANTSFNIGYAQLTAPELRDAGFKGKFGGLSLNVKSQINDYVAFRSTFEYMRLSEDAVSIYNYSTSTLKSTTVRGGGAFLIGTTFYDDSLTLRPYVVAGIGYQSISSSAFGYSSSDGTPYGQLGLGVEVQISHAVLNLAYTKDGYTDDDFDNTSTIEATIGYKF
- a CDS encoding carbohydrate porin; the encoded protein is MTLTPSLSRTCLSVVALVSSSSVLANSANFEGPDSVENTIATQKEDQKDWREGLAEHGFVFGADYFSLGLYSDDATGGGDASSASGVARVYGQWSLIGKDSGNTGSLVWKFEHRHGYSSTPPKDFSGTTFNPKADNIGYLGMIAPAYSDQGFRVTDLNWKQQFNGGRSSVIIGWQDVTNYVDTYALASPWTGFTNLAFSTGAGAMGLPDDGILALSAGHMLTDNFYIVAGVADAKGQSDEIFNGFDTLFNDYALFSTLELGWTASQNQIYTENFHVTLWHMDEGSRHSLSSSVLPNGEVVGGESGQGVNFSYSTFITPDIMPFVRGGVSSGDVALYNKSISAGVGYFGLGSAKNNLGVAVNWSETNDVFDNKDQFTAEIYYNMQFGDHFQLTPDVQFINNPALSSEDTALVVGVRGRVFF
- a CDS encoding multidrug effflux MFS transporter, whose product is MNTKPPIYLFLLLIIVSPMGIDIYLPAFPQIADSLHTPLSHIQVTITLFLAALGIGQLIAGPLADRYGRKPLIMVGLMLYIASSTVAALSQQIEMLWLSRIFQGLGTCAVSVSVMSGVRDSYSSERTASIYSYINGVICVIPALAPFVGGWLSETWNWRATFYFMTGYALLIGLISFWRLPETRPENTVYSEKLINWAQYKPILHNSIFQFNTGLVMLAMAIIIAFVSIAPIRLMVELGLDSTTFSIWFGSNAIINILASFIAPIVIRKLGKTKALQLAITMCSCAALLIVLLSHIAHPFAFMGPIFVASTGFCLILGICCSSALAPFSKRAGTAASLLGFFQMAGASALVGLVNLLPMASLHIMAIVMALPLAWFIFYKKDVTLKVYDK